One genomic segment of Gadus chalcogrammus isolate NIFS_2021 chromosome 3, NIFS_Gcha_1.0, whole genome shotgun sequence includes these proteins:
- the uts2r4 gene encoding urotensin-2 receptor, translating into MNCTPNTTVNPQGGQNLNPGSGGGAGEGPGSTSASGGGGGGGLWVTSVLGAMLMTMCALGVAGNVYTLFIMRSAALRRTGSMYVYILNLALADLLYLSTIPFVVCTYFAHDWLFGEAGCRLLLSLDLLTMHASVFVLVAMTLERYRAVARPFSARRSQARGRKVAAAFIWAAAVVLTLPMMVMIRQRQGSKVNAAGAVKRICFPTWTPEAFKAYLTVMFLTSVLVPGLLMVALYAGLARHYWAAQASLGGCSSSSSSSRGRSARRRGLKQRVASMIFSIVVAYWACFLPFWVWQLTKLFSPESLRPLSAATHNYVNFSVTCLTYGNSCVNPLLYTLLTRNYKDYLAQKGQTTASSRAEGGSAVSAPCIALRGASCG; encoded by the coding sequence ATGAACtgcacccccaacaccaccgtTAACCCCCAGGGGGGTCAAAACCTGAACCCGGGCtctgggggcggggcgggggaaGGGCCAGGGTCTACCTCTGCTtctggcggtggcggcggcggcggcctttGGGTGACATCGGTCCTCGGCGCCATGCTCATGACCATGTGCGCCCTGGGGGTGGCGGGCAACGTGTACACGCTGTTCATCATGCGCTCGGCGGCGCTGCGCCGCACGGGCTCCATGTACGTGTACATCCTGAACCTGGCCCTCGCCGACCTGCTCTACCTGTCCACCATCCCCTTCGTGGTGTGCACCTACTTCGCCCACGACTGGCTGTTCGGCGAGGCGGGCTGCCGCCTCCTGCTCAGCCTGGACCTGCTCACCATGCACGCCAGCGTCTTCGTGCTGGTCGCCATGACGCTGGAGCGCTACCGCGCCGTGGCCCGCCCCTTCAGCGCCCGCCGCTCCCAGGCACGCGGCCGCAAGGTGGCCGCCGCCTTCATCTGGGCGGCGGCCGTGGTGCTCACGCTGCCCATGATGGTGATGATCCGGCAGCGCCAGGGCAGCAAGGTCAACGCCGCCGGCGCCGTCAAGCGGATCTGCTTCCCCACCTGGACCCCCGAGGCCTTCAAGGCGTACCTGACCGTCATGTTCCTGACCAGCGTGCTGGTGCCGGGGCTGCTGATGGTGGCGCTGTACGCGGGGCTGGCCAGGCACTACTGGGCGGCGCAGGCCAGCCTgggcggctgcagcagcagcagcagcagcagccgcgggCGCTCGGCTCGCAGGCGGGGCCTCAAGCAGAGGGTGGCCAGCATGATCTTCTCCATCGTGGTGGCGTACTGGGCCTGCTTCCTGCCCTTCTGGGTGTGGCAGCTGACCAAGCTCTTCTCGCCCGAGAGCCTCAGGCCTCTGTCGGCCGCCACGCACAACTACGTCAACTTCTCGGTCACGTGCCTGACGTACGGCAACAGCTGCGTCAACCCGCTGCTGTACACCCTGCTGACACGGAACTACAAGGACTACCTGGCCCAGAAGGGGCAGACCACGGCCTCCAGCAGGGCGGAGGGCGGCTCGGCCGTCAGCGCGCCCTGCATAGCCTTGCGCGGAGCCTCCTGCGGATGA